One genomic region from Natrinema caseinilyticum encodes:
- a CDS encoding aldehyde dehydrogenase family protein: MSTQKLEPAADWSAMYIDGEWRDAASGETIPVENPATRDVFTNVPAATEADVDAAYEAAKEAQPAWEETPREERDEYVGNLLDELNARFEDIAGLLATEAGTPSFRALAEFATATGDVEMALDLDAPEEEVRPSTSIDGKDNHIVYEPVGVVGVISPWNFPLHLSLRAVAPAIALGNTVVLKPATDTPITGGLLIAKLCEAAGIPDGVVNVVTGRGSDIGDRFTGHPIPRVISFTGSTAVGTDVAANAGESLALPALELGGNAPFVVTDDADLDVAARAGAFGSFFHQGQVCISINRHLVHESVYDEYVEMLVDHAESLVIGDPSADENVTFGPVQNETQRDDLVAFIEETVDAGATLETGGEADGLFVEPTVLSDCTNDMPTACNEHFGPVAPIIPFSDDEEAIELANDTEYGLSASVFCEDGERARDLADRIEAGMVHINDQPINEDHNAPFGGVKQSGLGRYHAEWIVGELTEPKWISVQNEERDYFVF; the protein is encoded by the coding sequence ATGAGTACCCAGAAACTCGAGCCAGCGGCAGACTGGAGTGCGATGTATATCGACGGCGAGTGGCGCGACGCCGCGAGCGGCGAAACGATCCCGGTCGAAAATCCGGCGACCCGGGACGTGTTTACGAACGTGCCGGCAGCGACGGAAGCGGACGTCGATGCGGCGTACGAGGCGGCAAAGGAAGCCCAACCCGCCTGGGAGGAGACGCCGCGCGAAGAGCGCGACGAGTACGTCGGGAACCTACTCGACGAACTGAACGCCCGGTTCGAGGATATCGCGGGTCTGCTCGCGACCGAAGCCGGCACCCCGTCGTTCCGGGCGCTGGCCGAATTCGCCACCGCGACCGGCGACGTGGAGATGGCGCTCGACCTCGACGCACCCGAAGAGGAGGTCCGGCCCTCGACGTCGATCGACGGGAAGGACAATCACATCGTCTACGAACCGGTCGGCGTCGTGGGGGTCATCTCGCCGTGGAACTTCCCGCTTCACCTCTCGCTGCGCGCCGTCGCACCCGCGATCGCGCTCGGCAACACGGTCGTCTTGAAGCCGGCCACGGATACACCGATCACGGGCGGGCTACTCATCGCGAAGCTCTGTGAGGCTGCGGGCATCCCCGACGGCGTCGTCAACGTCGTCACCGGTCGCGGTTCCGATATCGGCGATCGGTTCACCGGCCATCCGATCCCGCGGGTCATCTCCTTTACCGGGTCCACCGCCGTCGGCACCGACGTCGCCGCGAACGCCGGTGAGAGCCTCGCGCTCCCCGCACTCGAGTTGGGCGGCAACGCGCCGTTCGTCGTCACCGACGATGCGGACCTCGACGTGGCGGCTCGAGCGGGCGCGTTCGGTTCCTTTTTCCATCAGGGGCAGGTGTGCATCTCGATCAATCGCCACCTGGTCCACGAGTCGGTGTACGACGAGTACGTCGAGATGCTCGTCGACCACGCCGAGTCGCTCGTCATCGGCGATCCCTCGGCGGACGAAAACGTCACGTTCGGGCCGGTGCAAAACGAGACCCAGCGCGACGATCTGGTCGCGTTCATCGAGGAGACGGTCGATGCCGGTGCGACCCTCGAGACTGGGGGTGAGGCAGACGGCCTGTTCGTCGAACCGACGGTCCTGTCCGATTGTACGAACGACATGCCGACGGCGTGTAACGAACACTTCGGTCCCGTCGCACCGATTATTCCCTTCTCGGACGACGAGGAGGCGATCGAACTGGCAAACGACACCGAATACGGCCTCTCGGCGTCGGTTTTCTGTGAGGATGGAGAGCGCGCCCGCGACCTCGCCGATCGGATCGAGGCAGGCATGGTCCACATCAACGACCAACCGATAAACGAGGACCACAATGCGCCGTTTGGCGGCGTCAAGCAGTCCGGACTCGGCCGGTACCACGCCGAGTGGATCGTCGGCGAACTCACCGAGCCGAAGTGGATCTCGGTCCAGAACGAAGAACGCGACTACTTCGTCTTCTGA
- a CDS encoding S8 family serine peptidase, giving the protein MSDDNKHLVNRRRVLEAASSLGALIGFGGVVSATPGREPGPKKDEVLVGVSSSVTDVESTVERTIPDTATIVHSNDVLGYAAVTFSESDSTRSVSSFGADIVDGDGIEYAENNATYHPFDPGTDGAPEKRDDVGPAFAPNDPEYGSQYAPQMVNCEEAWDVTLGDPDVTIAVLDQGIQYDHPHLAENMDDNASNYGRDFAGGDGDPYPTSQSESHGTHVAGIAAGGTDDGTGPAGISNCSILSGRVLGSEGGSIADIADAVQWATEQGADVINMSLGGGNSSQLMRDACSYAYSQGTLVVAAAGNESSDVSYPASYDDVLAVSSVDEDGSLSNFSNYGPEIELAAPGGDVLSSVPWDSYNSFSGTSMASPVVAGVAGLTLSAHPNLSPDALRSHLQNTAVDVGLDETEQGHGRVDAGNAVTTAPGDSPDNPDTPGPGACGDETATAHSDGRLYSGYGSRYASDAYTYQLDTNDPCQATTTLDGVSYGDFDLYLTTDGRTPTTRDYDEASTGPSAAEEISVDLSGDETLGILVHAASGQGTYTLSVEELGR; this is encoded by the coding sequence ATGTCGGACGACAACAAACACCTCGTTAACAGACGACGAGTCCTGGAAGCAGCAAGTTCACTCGGCGCACTGATCGGATTCGGCGGCGTCGTGTCGGCGACCCCTGGGCGCGAACCCGGCCCAAAAAAAGATGAGGTTCTCGTCGGTGTCTCCTCGTCTGTTACGGACGTCGAATCGACCGTCGAGCGTACGATTCCCGATACCGCGACGATCGTCCACTCGAACGACGTCCTCGGTTATGCCGCAGTGACGTTTTCCGAGTCGGATTCCACGCGGTCCGTGAGTAGCTTCGGAGCGGATATCGTCGACGGCGACGGGATCGAATACGCCGAAAACAACGCTACGTACCATCCGTTCGATCCGGGGACGGACGGCGCGCCCGAGAAGCGGGACGACGTCGGTCCCGCTTTCGCGCCGAACGATCCCGAGTATGGTTCCCAGTACGCTCCGCAGATGGTCAACTGTGAGGAAGCCTGGGACGTGACGCTCGGGGATCCGGACGTGACGATCGCGGTCCTCGATCAGGGAATCCAGTACGATCACCCGCACCTCGCCGAGAACATGGACGACAACGCTTCGAACTACGGTCGGGACTTCGCCGGCGGCGATGGCGATCCGTATCCGACCAGTCAGAGCGAGAGCCACGGCACGCACGTCGCCGGTATCGCAGCCGGTGGGACCGACGATGGAACGGGCCCCGCGGGGATCTCCAACTGTTCGATACTGTCGGGGCGGGTCCTGGGGAGCGAAGGGGGTTCCATAGCGGATATCGCCGACGCAGTCCAGTGGGCGACGGAGCAGGGCGCCGACGTCATCAACATGTCTCTCGGTGGCGGCAACTCCTCGCAACTAATGCGAGACGCCTGTTCGTACGCTTACTCACAGGGGACGCTCGTGGTCGCCGCTGCCGGCAACGAAAGCAGTGACGTTTCGTATCCGGCCTCCTACGACGACGTACTGGCCGTCTCTTCGGTCGACGAGGACGGAAGCCTGTCCAACTTCTCGAATTACGGCCCCGAAATCGAACTGGCCGCACCGGGTGGGGACGTCCTCTCGTCGGTTCCCTGGGACAGCTATAATTCGTTCTCCGGAACGTCGATGGCGTCGCCGGTGGTCGCCGGCGTCGCCGGACTCACGCTCTCGGCGCATCCGAACCTTTCTCCCGACGCGTTACGGTCTCACCTCCAGAACACCGCCGTCGACGTCGGGCTCGACGAAACCGAACAGGGGCACGGCCGCGTCGACGCCGGCAACGCCGTGACTACCGCACCCGGAGATAGCCCCGATAATCCGGATACCCCTGGCCCCGGTGCCTGTGGCGACGAGACGGCCACCGCGCACAGCGACGGCCGCCTCTATAGCGGCTATGGGTCGCGCTACGCGAGCGACGCGTACACCTACCAACTCGACACGAACGATCCGTGTCAGGCAACCACGACGCTCGATGGGGTTTCGTACGGTGACTTCGATCTCTATCTGACGACCGACGGACGAACGCCAACAACCCGCGATTACGACGAGGCCTCCACCGGTCCGTCGGCCGCCGAAGAAATATCCGTCGACCTCTCGGGCGATGAAACGCTGGGTATCCTCGTCCATGCAGCCAGTGGCCAGGGGACGTACACCCTGTCCGTCGAAGAGTTAGGCAGGTAA
- a CDS encoding S8 family peptidase, with amino-acid sequence MTKEDPSDRTGGDRTYDRRSVLSGAGSIAIGGLIGSSGVASATPGREPGPKTDEIIVGLSSSVSDVVYEAHTCSPDGCEVAHANETIRYATVSIPADASERTRERIFESIRRSPAVEYAESNVTVQSLLEPNDPQYENQRAPRQVNCEQAWETTRGSEDVVIAVVDQGVQYDHPALEGVVDDRIGQDFVDNDGDPYPGRDEFHGTHVAGIATGGTNDGTGHAGISDCSLLAVRALNRTGQGALSDVADAIQWSADAGADIINLSLGVQGSFETLRSACQYAADRGVLLVAAAGNQGVNRVFSPASEETVVGVSALEPDDSLASFSNTGPEIDIAAPGSQVFSTVNGGDYARLSGTSMASPVVSGVAGLALSAHPDLSPTELRQHLLETAADVGLDEMEQGAGRVDAAAAVGTDPSGDTGNSDDSGNQDGDTDQDEGNPTGQCGNETVTASADGSLDGSSWWGQSDRYGYQLHTTNPCSATVALEGPADGDFELYLTTDGRSPSRWDHDQASTNSASNESINLTLDGDEVLGLQVHAERGAGQYSLRLEERGR; translated from the coding sequence ATGACGAAGGAAGATCCATCCGATCGAACCGGGGGCGATCGGACGTACGACCGCCGTTCGGTCCTCTCCGGTGCCGGATCGATCGCCATCGGTGGACTGATCGGCTCGAGCGGCGTCGCGAGCGCGACGCCCGGCCGCGAACCGGGGCCGAAGACGGACGAGATTATCGTCGGCCTCTCGTCGTCGGTGTCGGACGTGGTGTACGAGGCGCACACCTGCTCACCCGATGGGTGCGAGGTTGCACACGCGAACGAGACGATCCGGTACGCGACGGTTTCTATCCCGGCGGACGCGTCCGAACGCACTCGCGAGCGGATCTTCGAATCAATCAGGCGTTCGCCTGCCGTCGAGTACGCGGAATCGAACGTTACCGTTCAGTCGCTCCTCGAGCCGAACGATCCGCAATACGAGAACCAGCGCGCCCCCCGGCAGGTCAACTGTGAGCAGGCCTGGGAGACGACCCGCGGAAGCGAGGACGTCGTCATCGCCGTCGTCGACCAGGGGGTCCAGTACGACCATCCCGCACTCGAGGGCGTCGTCGACGACCGCATCGGTCAAGACTTCGTTGACAACGACGGGGATCCGTATCCTGGCCGGGACGAATTCCACGGGACGCACGTTGCGGGCATCGCGACCGGCGGGACGAACGACGGAACCGGCCACGCTGGCATCAGCGATTGCTCGTTGCTCGCGGTCCGCGCGCTCAATCGAACCGGACAGGGGGCGCTCTCGGACGTCGCCGATGCGATTCAGTGGTCTGCCGACGCCGGTGCGGACATCATCAACCTCTCGCTGGGCGTCCAGGGCTCGTTCGAAACGCTTCGGTCGGCCTGTCAGTACGCGGCCGACCGCGGCGTGTTGCTCGTCGCCGCGGCCGGGAACCAAGGTGTCAACCGCGTTTTCTCGCCCGCCTCCGAGGAGACCGTCGTCGGCGTCTCGGCACTGGAGCCCGACGACTCGCTCGCTTCGTTTTCCAACACCGGCCCGGAGATAGACATCGCGGCTCCCGGCAGTCAGGTCTTCTCGACCGTCAACGGCGGCGACTACGCCCGGTTGTCCGGAACGTCGATGGCGTCACCGGTGGTTTCCGGTGTCGCCGGACTCGCGCTCTCGGCCCACCCCGATCTGTCGCCGACGGAACTCCGCCAGCACCTTCTCGAAACGGCCGCCGACGTCGGACTCGACGAAATGGAACAGGGCGCCGGTCGCGTCGACGCCGCCGCAGCGGTTGGGACCGATCCGTCCGGTGACACCGGGAACAGTGACGATTCTGGGAATCAGGATGGAGATACCGATCAGGACGAGGGGAACCCGACCGGCCAATGTGGCAACGAAACCGTCACGGCGAGCGCCGACGGATCGCTCGACGGCAGTAGCTGGTGGGGCCAGAGCGACCGATACGGTTACCAACTGCACACGACCAACCCCTGTTCGGCGACCGTCGCGCTCGAGGGGCCCGCCGACGGTGACTTCGAACTCTACCTGACAACCGACGGTCGGTCGCCAAGCAGGTGGGACCACGATCAGGCCTCGACCAATTCGGCCTCGAACGAGTCGATCAACCTCACACTCGACGGTGACGAGGTACTGGGACTGCAAGTACACGCCGAACGGGGTGCAGGACAGTACTCGCTCCGGCTCGAGGAACGCGGCCGATAA
- a CDS encoding S8 family peptidase, whose protein sequence is MVDSNNRKFNRRSILESIGAAGALIGFSGVTSAVPGRSPGPKNSELIVGVDPDGSGVEAELQSSLPPNAEIVHTNETLSYAAVSVSDEGDNPTKETVREDLHDAETVRYTENNETYRALEVTPPDSNATVPDSAGDGDDAAPLYTPDDPRYGSQYAPQQVNCETAWEKTLGDPNVTISVVDQGIQYDHPNLEGTVSDGVSNGGYDFVDDDGDPYPTSESESHGTHVGGIAAGGTDNGTGHAGISNCTLLSARVLSASGGGSLSDIADAIQWSADQGADVINLSLGGGTPTDLMAEACQYAYSNGSLLVAAAGNDYGGSVSYPAAYDSVVAVSSLDESEQLSDFSNVGPEIDLAAPGTKVLSSVPWDRYDSYSGTSMASPVVAGVAGLTLSAWPSLSPQELRAHLTRTAVDVGLSDVEQGSGRVDAGNAVTTDPDSSPDPDPDPDPDPGTCGDEVTNATADGEFSGGWWGNPSDTYTYQLETSDPCRAIVTLEGPESADFDLYLTLDGRTPTTLDYDERSVSQDANEEIPVDLTGNETLGILVRRYQGGGAYTLSIEERGR, encoded by the coding sequence ATGGTCGATAGTAATAACCGAAAATTCAATCGGCGATCGATCCTCGAATCAATCGGAGCGGCCGGCGCACTGATCGGGTTCAGTGGCGTCACGTCGGCGGTGCCAGGACGGAGCCCTGGTCCGAAGAACTCGGAACTAATCGTCGGGGTCGACCCCGACGGTTCTGGCGTCGAAGCGGAATTACAGTCCAGCCTACCGCCCAACGCGGAAATCGTTCACACGAACGAGACGCTGAGCTACGCCGCCGTGAGCGTTTCCGACGAGGGCGACAATCCGACGAAAGAAACTGTCAGAGAGGACCTACACGACGCGGAAACGGTTCGATACACCGAGAACAACGAGACCTATCGAGCCCTCGAGGTGACGCCCCCGGACTCGAACGCGACTGTCCCCGATTCGGCGGGTGACGGCGACGACGCAGCGCCGCTGTATACGCCGGACGACCCGCGTTACGGGAGCCAGTATGCACCGCAGCAGGTCAACTGTGAGACGGCCTGGGAGAAGACGCTCGGCGATCCGAACGTCACGATTTCGGTCGTCGACCAGGGCATCCAGTACGATCACCCGAATCTCGAGGGGACCGTCTCCGATGGCGTCTCGAACGGCGGGTACGACTTCGTCGACGACGACGGCGATCCGTACCCGACGAGCGAGAGCGAAAGCCACGGCACGCACGTCGGCGGCATCGCCGCGGGCGGAACCGACAACGGGACCGGACACGCCGGAATATCGAACTGCACCTTGCTGTCTGCCCGGGTGCTCAGCGCGTCGGGCGGCGGTTCGCTCTCCGACATCGCGGACGCGATCCAGTGGTCGGCCGACCAGGGGGCCGACGTCATCAACCTCTCTCTCGGTGGCGGGACGCCCACCGACCTGATGGCCGAGGCCTGTCAGTACGCCTACTCGAACGGCTCGTTGCTGGTCGCGGCTGCCGGCAACGATTACGGTGGCAGCGTTTCCTACCCCGCAGCCTACGATAGCGTGGTCGCCGTTTCCTCGCTCGACGAGAGCGAACAGTTGTCGGACTTCTCGAACGTCGGCCCGGAGATCGACCTCGCGGCCCCGGGCACCAAGGTCCTCTCGAGCGTCCCCTGGGATCGCTACGATAGCTACTCCGGAACGTCGATGGCGTCGCCGGTAGTCGCCGGCGTGGCCGGGCTCACGCTCTCGGCGTGGCCGTCCCTCTCGCCCCAGGAACTGCGCGCGCATCTCACCCGGACGGCCGTCGACGTCGGACTGTCGGACGTCGAGCAGGGAAGCGGTCGCGTCGACGCCGGAAACGCCGTCACCACGGACCCCGACAGTTCCCCGGACCCCGACCCCGATCCCGACCCCGATCCCGGTACGTGTGGTGACGAAGTCACGAACGCGACTGCCGACGGGGAATTCAGCGGCGGTTGGTGGGGCAACCCGAGCGATACCTACACGTACCAACTCGAGACGTCGGATCCCTGTCGCGCTATCGTTACTCTCGAGGGTCCCGAGAGCGCCGATTTCGACCTCTATCTCACCCTCGACGGGCGGACGCCGACTACGCTCGACTACGACGAACGGTCGGTGAGCCAGGACGCCAACGAAGAAATTCCGGTGGATCTCACCGGAAACGAGACGCTCGGTATCCTCGTCAGGCGGTATCAGGGCGGCGGCGCCTACACGCTCTCCATCGAAGAGCGCGGCCGATAG
- a CDS encoding NYN domain-containing protein: MFDRVRARLESDTASEPAVGLFVDGPNVFREEFDVDLDDLRAAARDLGRVGVIRLYLDEHATPGLIQAAEARGFEVIVTSGDVDVKLAVDATALVADGTIDRLAIVSRDTDFKPVLEYAGTVGVATTAIAPGRHGRSDALRNAADETVTLEPTDDHAGDEP; the protein is encoded by the coding sequence ATGTTCGACCGCGTTCGTGCCCGTCTCGAGTCCGACACCGCGTCCGAGCCGGCGGTCGGACTGTTCGTCGACGGACCGAACGTGTTTCGCGAGGAGTTCGACGTCGACCTCGACGACCTCCGCGCCGCCGCCCGAGATCTCGGTCGAGTCGGCGTTATTCGATTGTATCTCGACGAGCACGCGACGCCGGGGCTCATCCAGGCGGCCGAAGCGCGGGGCTTCGAAGTGATCGTCACCAGCGGCGACGTCGACGTCAAACTCGCCGTCGACGCCACCGCGCTCGTGGCCGACGGCACGATCGACCGACTCGCGATCGTCTCGCGGGATACGGATTTCAAGCCCGTCCTCGAGTACGCCGGAACCGTCGGCGTCGCAACGACCGCGATCGCACCGGGACGCCACGGCCGCTCGGACGCACTGCGAAACGCGGCCGACGAGACCGTCACGCTCGAGCCGACGGACGACCACGCTGGCGACGAACCCTAG
- a CDS encoding DUF7513 family protein: MSLLRKYFRGWRFRANRPMLEVGSEVDVFVAETNGTSGRAFIGDTELVVDGAGPETVEKQVRVRVTEFDETSATGRGDLLEIVGESSYSG, from the coding sequence ATGAGCCTGCTGCGCAAGTATTTCAGGGGGTGGCGGTTTCGGGCGAACCGGCCGATGCTCGAGGTCGGTTCCGAGGTCGACGTCTTCGTCGCGGAAACGAACGGTACCAGCGGCCGGGCGTTCATCGGTGATACGGAACTGGTCGTCGACGGCGCCGGTCCGGAAACCGTCGAGAAGCAGGTACGAGTTCGCGTGACGGAGTTCGACGAGACGAGCGCCACCGGTCGCGGCGATCTCCTCGAGATCGTCGGCGAGAGTTCCTACAGCGGCTAG
- a CDS encoding Na+/H+ antiporter NhaC family protein, which yields MSGDGDGSADDGPADRFAQPDRGNEPRVEFYGGRGMSAFPIAFFIVWAIVQTALWRIGDTGGLIVGILIGLILGMFAVRGNWQLYANTIFEGMTQPVAVTAIVAWIWAGMFAQLLQDGGFVGGLVWLADAAGVGATLFPAVTFVLAAIFTTGIGTGYGASVAFVGLFFPAGVLLGANPVLLFGAILSGAIFGDNLAPVSDTTIVSAVTQDADIGGVVASRFKYVIVAAVVAFVGYVVAGGAMAGLDISAQAQEIFLEGSEAIGLVHVVSMLAVIGAAVAGRHIVEAISWGIVLAVVFNLAFGLAGIGDMLMFNAPPDAPLSEPLAGLPMLTVVEDPGAVGVTGSLMTGVEGFLELSILVLLIIGAAQIMIRGGAFEVLLEWSIENLATSVRNAELTMVASTALINAIITINTAAEVAIGPYISKIGERFNLNGYRRANILDGQTAALGYIFPWSGGVLAGYTAMQNLPGEYDWFDQSMVVTPIDVVPFVFQGWLLVAVFVLAALTGFGREYVIDRESEEVARV from the coding sequence ATGAGCGGAGACGGAGACGGATCAGCCGACGACGGACCGGCCGATCGGTTCGCACAACCCGATCGCGGAAACGAGCCCAGAGTCGAGTTCTATGGCGGCCGCGGGATGAGCGCGTTTCCGATCGCCTTCTTCATCGTCTGGGCGATCGTTCAGACGGCCCTCTGGCGGATCGGCGATACGGGCGGACTCATCGTGGGTATCTTGATCGGACTGATTCTCGGGATGTTCGCCGTTCGGGGCAACTGGCAACTGTACGCGAACACGATTTTCGAGGGGATGACCCAGCCCGTCGCGGTGACGGCGATCGTGGCGTGGATCTGGGCCGGGATGTTCGCCCAGCTGTTACAGGATGGCGGGTTCGTCGGCGGTCTCGTCTGGCTGGCCGACGCGGCGGGTGTCGGCGCGACGCTGTTCCCGGCGGTAACGTTCGTCCTCGCGGCCATCTTCACGACCGGAATCGGGACGGGCTACGGCGCGAGCGTCGCGTTCGTCGGCTTGTTCTTTCCCGCGGGCGTATTACTCGGCGCGAACCCCGTCTTGCTGTTCGGTGCGATCCTCTCCGGGGCGATTTTCGGGGACAATCTCGCTCCCGTCAGCGATACAACGATCGTCAGCGCCGTCACACAGGACGCCGATATCGGCGGCGTCGTCGCCTCGCGGTTCAAGTACGTGATCGTCGCCGCTGTCGTCGCCTTCGTCGGCTACGTCGTTGCCGGCGGGGCGATGGCGGGCCTCGATATCAGTGCGCAAGCCCAGGAGATTTTTCTCGAGGGAAGCGAGGCGATCGGTCTCGTCCACGTCGTTTCGATGCTCGCCGTGATCGGTGCCGCGGTCGCGGGTCGTCACATCGTGGAGGCCATTTCGTGGGGAATCGTCCTCGCAGTGGTTTTCAACCTCGCGTTCGGCCTCGCTGGTATCGGAGACATGCTCATGTTCAACGCGCCGCCCGACGCGCCGCTTTCCGAACCGCTCGCCGGGCTGCCGATGCTGACCGTCGTCGAAGACCCCGGCGCAGTGGGCGTCACCGGGAGCCTCATGACCGGGGTCGAAGGATTTCTCGAACTATCGATTCTCGTCCTCTTGATCATCGGGGCGGCCCAGATCATGATCCGGGGCGGCGCGTTCGAGGTGCTACTCGAGTGGTCGATCGAAAACCTTGCGACGAGCGTCCGCAACGCAGAACTCACCATGGTCGCCTCGACGGCGCTGATCAACGCGATCATCACCATCAACACGGCCGCCGAGGTCGCGATCGGTCCCTACATCTCGAAAATCGGCGAGCGGTTCAATCTCAACGGGTACCGTCGAGCGAACATTCTCGACGGACAGACCGCTGCGCTGGGCTATATCTTCCCGTGGTCCGGCGGCGTCCTCGCCGGCTACACCGCGATGCAGAACCTTCCCGGGGAGTACGACTGGTTCGATCAGTCGATGGTCGTCACGCCGATCGACGTCGTCCCGTTCGTCTTCCAGGGGTGGCTTCTCGTGGCGGTGTTCGTTCTCGCCGCACTGACGGGCTTCGGTCGCGAGTACGTAATCGACAGAGAGAGCGAAGAGGTGGCCCGCGTATGA
- a CDS encoding TatD family hydrolase — protein sequence MIDGMPVLDDHLHLDPDAHRGIDAVKDFARLGGTHLLVVNKPSWHLGVEAETGDDFRPVFERTIEIVDAASSELEGRAWAVLGVHPGLLSRLVDDRGLSPTAARDLMQAGIDVAAEYVEAGEALALKSGRPHYEVDDDVWNASNEVMRRAFEHGGTLGCAVQLHTEASEDLTTVAEWAEDAGLPAHRVVKHYAGGRLEGPTPSVMSEKDRLEVAASRGAPFLMETDYIDDPDRPGAVLGPKTVPRRVRWLLENGHDEAVRNAHVETPKRVYGIDTVATLESNE from the coding sequence ATGATCGACGGGATGCCGGTACTGGACGATCACCTCCACCTCGATCCGGACGCACATCGCGGGATCGACGCCGTCAAAGACTTCGCCCGACTCGGAGGCACCCACTTGCTCGTGGTGAACAAACCCTCGTGGCACCTCGGCGTTGAGGCCGAGACCGGCGACGATTTCCGCCCCGTCTTCGAACGCACTATCGAAATCGTCGACGCCGCCTCGAGCGAACTCGAGGGGCGAGCCTGGGCCGTTCTCGGCGTCCATCCGGGGCTCCTCTCGCGGCTGGTCGACGACCGCGGTCTGTCGCCGACCGCGGCTCGAGACCTCATGCAGGCCGGTATCGACGTCGCCGCGGAGTACGTCGAGGCGGGCGAGGCGCTGGCGCTGAAATCCGGGCGGCCGCACTACGAGGTCGACGACGACGTCTGGAACGCCTCGAACGAGGTCATGCGCCGAGCGTTCGAACACGGCGGAACCCTGGGGTGTGCCGTCCAATTGCACACCGAAGCCAGCGAGGACTTGACCACGGTCGCCGAGTGGGCCGAAGACGCCGGCCTGCCCGCCCACCGGGTCGTCAAACACTACGCCGGCGGCCGTCTCGAGGGGCCGACGCCGAGCGTGATGAGCGAGAAGGACCGACTCGAGGTCGCTGCGTCCCGCGGCGCCCCGTTCCTGATGGAGACCGACTACATCGACGACCCCGACAGACCCGGGGCGGTCCTCGGTCCCAAAACGGTTCCCCGTCGGGTCCGCTGGTTACTCGAAAACGGACACGACGAAGCCGTCAGGAACGCACACGTCGAAACGCCGAAACGGGTCTACGGCATCGATACGGTCGCGACCCTCGAGTCGAACGAGTGA
- a CDS encoding DUF2150 family protein, whose product MSNSPTEFYSEERWQNWIDRIKDEEIDPEDESSARLLLNLQDDTAIAIAKIVAAYDDGELDQEAALEEVNDVRAIVLSEVDIENEEKLILVDGVQTSLVCVFFAAEEYIANGPAEDGSVADYLGAAADAEAEEDLDAALGYAAQAGTLIIDDEELDMTVAENLEYGLVTEWINGLDSLQSAMSDPEVVEEDE is encoded by the coding sequence ATGAGCAATTCCCCGACCGAGTTCTACTCGGAGGAACGCTGGCAAAACTGGATCGATCGCATCAAAGACGAAGAGATCGATCCGGAGGACGAATCGTCGGCTCGGCTCCTGCTCAACCTGCAGGACGACACGGCGATCGCGATCGCGAAGATAGTCGCCGCCTACGACGACGGGGAACTCGATCAGGAGGCCGCTCTCGAGGAGGTCAACGACGTTCGCGCGATCGTTCTCAGCGAGGTCGACATCGAGAACGAAGAGAAACTGATCCTCGTCGACGGCGTACAGACGAGTCTGGTCTGTGTCTTCTTTGCGGCCGAAGAGTACATCGCCAACGGTCCGGCCGAAGACGGCAGTGTCGCCGATTATCTCGGTGCTGCGGCGGACGCCGAAGCCGAAGAGGACCTCGACGCCGCCCTCGGGTATGCGGCCCAGGCCGGGACGCTCATCATCGACGACGAGGAACTCGACATGACCGTCGCGGAGAACCTCGAGTACGGGCTGGTCACCGAGTGGATCAACGGACTCGACAGCCTCCAGAGTGCGATGAGTGATCCGGAAGTCGTCGAGGAAGACGAGTAA